In one window of Nicotiana tabacum cultivar K326 chromosome 12, ASM71507v2, whole genome shotgun sequence DNA:
- the LOC107792176 gene encoding uncharacterized protein LOC107792176 — protein MGRLPCIDKKGFKKGPWTPEEDQKLLAYIEEHGCGSWSDLPPKAGLQRCGRSCRLRWINYLRPNIKRGKFSSEEERTILQLHALLGNRWSAIASLLPNRSDNVIKNYWNTRLKKRLIKMGIDPMTHQPKRDTSQSNKSIASLSHMAEWETARLEAEARLVRNSNKARSRASVVSHFGNKPLSAHIFSAWSTLESYASRMVSNNCVAVNSTTYNNNNNYQPRNFQLPCLDILKAWQMSCTKLPTLNDDINRATFLDGFFNKNLKSPTPSENLLNIEQTVEVGEQLSLPTISCIEEFFLHEDKITQDNNILQTDLTELFPEYDCSQTAENYPGELLESFWESCSGDFENNKSNCNNHFPYLVTSPIGSPLF, from the exons ATGGGAAGATTACCATGTATTGATAAAAAAGGGTTCAAGAAAGGGCCATGGACACCTGAGGAAGACCAAAAGCTCTTGGCTTACATTGAGGAACATGGCTGTGGTAGCTGGAGTGATTTGCCTCCTAAAGCTG GGCTTCAGAGATGTGGAAGGAGCTGTAGATTAAGATGGATCAATTATCTAAGGCCAAACATCAAGAGAGGAAAGTTCAGTTCGGAGGAAGAGCGAACCATCTTGCAGCTTCATGCCCTTCTTGGAAACAG ATGGTCAGCGATAGCATCTCTATTGCCAAACAGAAGCGACAATGTGATAAAGAACTACTGGAACACACGTTTGAAGAAGAGATTAATCAAAATGGGCATTGATCCCATGACTCATCAGCCAAAGAGAGATACAAGTCAATCCAATAAGTCCATTGCAAGCCTCAGTCACATGGCTGAATGGGAAACTGCTAGACTTGAAGCAGAAGCTAGGCTTGTTCGAAACTCCAATAAAGCTCGTTCCCGAGCTTCCGTCGTCAGCCATTTTGGCAATAAACCACTATCTGCGCATATATTTTCAGCCTGGAGTACTCTAGAATCTTATGCTTCTCGGATGGTATCGAACAATTGCGTTGCGGTCAACTCCACaacatacaacaataacaacaattatcaacCTCGCAATTTTCAGCTTCCTTGTCTTGACATACTAAAAGCTTGGCAAATGTCTTGCACAAAATTACCAACTTTAAATGACGACATTAATAGGGCAACTTTTCTTGATGGTTTTTTCAACAAAAACCTCAAGTCTCCAACACCATCAGAGAACTTGCTAAATATAGAACAAACTGTGGAAGTTGGTGAACAGTTGTCCTTGCCCACGATTAGCTGCATTGAAGAATTTTTCCTACATGAAGATAAAATAACACAAGACAACAATATTCTCCAAACAGACTTGACAGAGCTTTTCCCAGAATATGATTGTAGCCAAACGGCTGAAAACTATCCAGGTGAGCTGCTGGAAAGTTTTTGGGAAAGCTGCTCTGGGGATTTTGAGAATAACAAGAGTAACTGCAACAATCACTTCCCTTATTTGGTAACTTCACCAATTGGTTCTCCATTATTCTGA